Genomic segment of Candidatus Chlorohelix allophototropha:
TGACAGAAAGCTAGGCTCAATCGGTACTGGAACTGACCCTTTCGCCCAATTTTGAGCGAAAATGGCCCAGTTTGTATGAGGCTTTGCAAATGGGTCAAGTTAACCAAACTCGCTTCGAGCAAACCATGGTGCGCTACGCCCCTCATCCCTTCGATGGTGAAAGATTGGTACTGGCAGTGGATGCTACCAATATCGAGCGACCCTTTAGCACTACATCTGCAGATCGTGGCTGGCTTTACAAACACAATCTGCCCAATTGTGATAAGCCCGTGACCGTGGGTTGGCAATTCTCGACCGTGGTGGTGGTGCCGGCTCAAACCAGTAGCCATACATACATTGTCTCCAACCGCAGGATCAAAACCAGTCAAACACCAGCAGAGGTAGCCAGCCAGCAACTGAGCGAATTGCGCCCATATTTTGCTGAAAGACCGCTCAATCTGGGAGACCGGTACTACCCCACCAAAGCATTTATTCAAAATAGCAGTAAGGACTATGACTTGCTGCTGCGGCTCAAGTCTAACCGAGTATTCTATCGAAAAGTGGTGAGAGATGAGCAGAAACGAGGTCGCGGCGCTCCCGCTAAACACGGTGCTCGTTTCCAATGTAATGATCCCAATACGCACGGTTTGCCGCAGCGAGTGTGGGTTGGGACGGACGAAAATGGACACAAACTGGTAGTAAGCGCATGGACTGAGCTGCATTTGAGGGAAGCACCTGAACTGGCACTGAGCATAATCCGAATACAGCGTGAGGCAGCCAGTGGTAAAACCCATGACCCTCTGGAAAGTTGGTATGTGTGGTCGGGTCAAACTGAGCTTGACCTGACGCAAGTCTGGTCGTATTACAAGAGGCGTTACTCGATAGAACACGGCTATCGTTTTGACAAACAAGATTTGTTGTGGGAAAAACCACGCTTGCGCTATCCGAGCCAGTTTGAGTTGTGGACGGCGATAGTCAGTTTGGTACACGACGAATTGCAAATCGCTCAAGGCTTGGGCTTGGAAGTGTTGCGACCTTGGGAAAATAGTCAACGAAAGCCAAGCCCTCAGCAAATTCGACGAGGCTTGTCCGGAATAATTGTGCAGTTGGGCAGTCCGGCCAAAGCCAGCAAAGTGCGAGGAAATGGGAAGGGTCGAGCGGTTGGCACCAAAGTAAGACCGGCTACCCGCTATAAGGTGGTCAAAAAGGGGTTTTCTACCTCTAATTTGACGAATATTCGCTGTTAAATTTGCTGGTAACTGGCTACAAACTGTCATTCTTTTGTAAGTTCCGATACGGGTTTCTATTTCCTATAGCCCCGTTTATCTAAACGTCAATTTAAAACTTCACTACAATTTATTTTTCAAGTGAGTAGAGATACCATTCTATTGTCTCTTTTAAGCCTTCACTGAAACTGGTGCTGGATTTGAAACCGAATTCTTGCTCTGCTTTGCTTACATCAAGTTTGCGACGCGGTTGCCCGTTCGGTTTGGTAGTATCAAAGGTGATTTTGCCCTTGAATCCACAAAATTCGGCTATAGTAACGGCCAGTTCTCGGATGGAAATCTCATAGCTTGAGCCGAGGTTTACGGCATCACTTTTGTTATATAATTCGGTAGCCATTACTATACCGCGAGCGGCATCATCCACGTAAAGAAATTCGCGTGTTGGTGAACCATCCCCCCAGACTGTAATTTCCGGTAGGTTCTCTTTGCGGGCATCAATACATTTTTTTATCAGGGCGGGAATTACATGTGAGCTTCTCGGATCAAAATTATCATAAGGACCATAAAGGTTAACCGGCAGGAGGAAAATACCGTTAAAAGCAAATTGCTGACGGTATGCTTGGGCTTGGACTAATAACATTTTTTTTGCCAAACCGTAGGGCGCATTCGTCTCTTCAGGGTAACCGTTCCAAAGGTCGTCTTCCTTGAACGGCACGGGGGCAAATTTAGGATATGCGCAAACTGTGCCGACTGCCACAAACTTCTCAACCTTATGTTGGCGAGCTTGCTCCATCATTTGAATACCCATAATCAGATTATCGTAAAAAAAATCGCCGGGATGTTCTAAATTAGCGCCTATCCCACCAACTGTAGCAGCCGCATGGATTATTATCTGTGGGTTTATATCTTGATACAATTGAATTACTTGCTCGTTATTTCGCAAGTCATATTCAGCCTTGCGCGGGGCAAAAATATGTTCACATCCTTTTTCTCTCAAATTATTGATAATGCTACGACCTAAAAAGCCATTACCGCCTGTTATCAAAATCCTTTTAGCAGTGAACAATTTTATGCTTCCCTTCATTTTGTAAAAAATAAGCATTCTGGGACTTGGGCAGAAATTAACTTTTTCTCATATGTTTGTTATTTAATCAAATTATAAGGCTTATACTACTTCTGTGCAAAATATTTTAGTTGAAATATTTAAACTAAGCCTTAATAACGTAAAATACCAAGTCGGTATAGCTTATGATAAATTATATGCTTTTTTAAGTAAGGCAGTATTTTGTAATAAATTTCAGCTTCAGAAACATTTCTTCCGATATATTGCTCTCTGAGCCTGCTAGACTCTTTTGCGCCTATGTCATTTATTCTCGCTTGACTCTTTTGTTCAGTATGTACCCTAAAAGCGCCTAAAAATCGTGGCAAACGAGCGAATGTTGCATTTGCCGCGCGGAAGCGAAGTAAAAGCTCCCAATCCATTGCAAATTGAAAATTCTCATCAATCTTTCCGCCAACTTTTTCCCATAAGCTACGCCTCCAGAATAGAGTTTCTTGTGGTATATAATCAGCCCATGAAAGAATATCTTCCATTATCGGCAACCCATGACGGTGCGGCGGCAGAATCCAGCGTCCTACCTCCCGGTCGTACTCATTAATGATTACACGCTGTCCATAAACTACATCTACTTGCGGATGCTCGATAAAAAATTGTGCTACATAAGCTAATGTACCGGGTAAAAGCAAATCGTCTGAGTTTAAATAAGCCATAATTTCCCCATTAGTGTTTTGGAAACCCAAATTAATTGCGTGCGCTTGCCCTTTATCCTTAGCAGATTCCCAGCGTGTTAGCTGTCCAGAATAACGTTTTAAAATCCTAACCGTATTATCAGAGGAACCGCCATCTTGAATGATGTACTCCAACTTTGGATATTGCTGGTCTAGGACACTTTTTATGGTTCTTTCGATAAATTCTGCGTGGTTATAGCTAGGAGTAACAATTGTAATTAAAGGAGGCGCTTTCAACTTTTTGGTTTTATAGTATCTAGTAGGTATCTTTAAGGTTTTGTGCGGGTACTGATAAAGCACTCCTAGTTGAAAGCCGAACAATTTTTTGACCAAATATGGTCTGATTTCATTGAATAAATTCTTGTTGCCTAAAAAACGCTTGAAAAAAATAGAGTTGTTGACTACCTTTAGCTTGTGAGAAAATTCAGTCCGATTGCCTTCTGCGTCTAGCGCTCGAATTACAATCAGATGATTCCCATTTAGTACCTCAGATAAAGGAAAATGGCTTTGAAACCCACTGTTGATCGCGTTAGGGTGGTTATATCTCTGATATACATCAGGTCTTTCTATTCCATAATTTATCTTCCCAAAATATCGATTGTCTATGAAGAGATCGAGATTAGCTATTGGGGCAATGGTTGAAAATATCCAACCAGCTACTTCCAAATTACTTGTTAAAACTATGCTGCTTCTTGGTTTATCAAGATATCCGAAATAAACCTGATTAGATTCTGGAATTAAAGAGATTGACTTAGCACTTTCGTTTTCTATCAGGCTGCTAATCACCTGTAACTTTGTATCAGTTTCTGTCCTTTTACGCTCAAATTCTTGTATTAATTGTTCTTGGTTAACTACCAAACTGTCTATAATTTTTAATCTTGCATCGGCGGCTGACCTCAAAAGCTCATTTTCTTGTACTAACTGTTTTTGGATGTCCTCCAAGCTGTTTATATCTTGTAATCTTGCATTAGCGGCTGATCTCAAAAGCTTATTTTCTTGTGCTAATTCATTGATTATCTCATGACGCAACTTAGCATGAGTCTGAAAGTATGATAATTGCCCTTCAATGGCAGTCTGTCCTTCTATATAGGCAGCTTCGATGTAATCAAATGATATATTCACAGGATTAACGGTTCGTTGCAATACTAAGCCCATTGCCAAATACTCTCTTATTGGTTCAGTGCGCTCATCGTGAAGCTGGGTTTTTTGCCAAAAGTCATGAACTTGCTCTAAGGTTAAATTCTCAAATTCAGGTGGCAAGGTTATAGGTGTAATATCAAAATAGTCACTGATTTGGTCAAATAAATGTCTTGTAGCATTTATAGAAAATGGATAGGCGAATTGGCGTTGATAAAGGGGTTTTTCTTTTTCATCAGCTTGTTGTTGCTGCTGAGGCGCTACGTCAAAGGTTATAAGCAAATAACCGCCCGGTTTAATTACTCGCGCAATTTCAAGAAGTGAAACACGGTCATTTCCCGGCGCTATATGCTCTAAACATGAGACAAACGTTATAATATCAAAACTAGCATCTTTAAAAGGGAGCTTTTCCGCTCGCGCATTTAAGTATTCAACCTCTGAGCCATAAAAGGCATTCAGATTATTATCAATTAAAAAATCAATGTCTTCTTTCAGTGGGTCAATTGCGGTAACTGCATGTCCTCGGCTCGAAATCCAATTACATAAAGGAACAACCCCACAACCAACATCCAGAACTTTGATTGATGTTTCTAATTGTTTTTCTAGCTTAGTAAACCAATTTGTGATAAAACCGTATTCCCTTTTACGAATTGCCCAAAAACAAACATTGGAGTATAAAATATAATTTGGATATTCCGCCCAACTGGGTTGTTTATTTTTTGCTGCATCTCGAAGATTTTTTAGTGTAAGGTAAAAATCATTAGTAGCTAGTTGTTCTTCATCTTCCGAGTTAAAGTCAGAAAACAGCTCACAAGTCATATTCACCCCCAATGGTTGATTGACTAATATACTTCCTTCTTTATTTGCTCTGGCAAGGCTTACGCAACCAAATACAAAGTATTGTTATTTAAAGGACATAACTGATTCATAAAATTTTTTGAGTTCTTGACAATTTTCCTGCCAATTTAAGTGTACTTTAGCAAATTCGTATGAACCTGTGGATAATCTGTGGTAAAGCTCATTATCTTGGAGAAGTTCTTTTACAGCATTTGAAATTTGAATCTCATCTGCATTAGGTAAGATATAAGCGTTTTCTTTGTGTGTCAAGTAATATGCTAAATTTGTAGCTGGAAGAATTATTGGTTTCCCCATCGCAAGAAATTCGGGGAGTTTGGAGGGAAGGCGATAATTATTGAATTCATTGGGATAACCGGGCTGGACAAATATATGCGCTAAACTTAAAATTCGGGGAATCTCTTTATAATCTATATGACCTAATTCTACAGAATACTTTTTTATCCATAGTTCGTCCTCTCTAAGAAATTCACAGCCGTCATATCCCGTTCTTACCAAAAAAGTGTTATAACCCTGTTGGTTAAGCAAAGCTATAGCAAGATATAAACTTCTTACTTCTTCTGCATTTGCTTTATGCACGCTACCGGTATAGCAAATCACTGTACTATTTATTGGTATGCCCAAACTCTTAGCCAGTAGTTGATCTGGTTCTCTTGGGAAAAATATTGAGGTATCTACTCCGGGGGTTAACAAATGTATAGGCACTTGAGCAGGCATTAGGTTTTTTAGTGAATCAATTATTACTGTTATACCATCCGCGGAAGCTAAAAAGTCACGATAATTCACAGGATGCGATAAATGTACTGGATACACCCCATTCATTTGGTAGTTTTGATTGCCACCTAGCTCTTTTTTTAGTATAAAATCCTCATTGTCTTCCATATGAATAAATTGTTTAAAGCGGTAATTGCTCCTTAATTCCTCACAATACTGGCGTACTATTTCTCGTGGTGTCCAAGCATGTACTATGTCAGGTCCTTTAGAATTATTAAAAAGCCGTTTTAGATTTCCAATCTCTCTAAAATTGGCTGTTTTATATAAGTTCCCCCCAATTTCCCTGATAGTTTCCTTATTATCAGGTACAGCTACTATGCAATCTATGCCACTAACAACCAGATTATTAGCTATATTATGAACATGAATAGCGCTGTTTGTTCCAAAATCATAATATAAAACAAATAGTAAATTTATTGAGTGCGTTTTTTTATTAAGTGATAACCAGCGTTTTTTTATTTGTGAAGACATCTGATAAAATATTGAGCGCCTATCTTAATCGCCAAACGCTCTAATAAAATAACTCCTTTCTATTAGAATTCGAGCTATTTAAACTCAAACTAAATGGGTTTGTCAAAAATGAAAAGATATACTAGCTATTATATAATAAGGCTTTCAACGCTTTCAACAACGATACTGATCGAGAATTATTATACTCTGCCTCCTTTTGATGCCTAAGTGGAGTATATATTATAATCGAATAAGCATCAAAGAGATGTATTTATGGGCAGGAAAAGTAAGAGGAATACTAACATCAACTTGAAAGCCTTTCAAGAGAGGCGTTTATATTTTCCGCAATAGCGATGAAAATGACAACGTTCCACGCACTTTGAAACGGTAGCTAGGGTATTTTTGAAGAATGAGGTATATGGCATGAAAACCATCGCGGAACGCCAGCGCGAAGCAGCCCAAATGTTGGGCGACGATTTGAAGCATCCCAGAGTAGGCGCGGTGCTAGGGCTGGTCGAGGAATTGGGCGAACTGGTAAAAGAGGTGATGGAGTGCGAGATTTACGGAGTGGATAACCCCGAACTGCGCCATAAGATGGGCGATGAGGTAGCGGATGTGCTGTTCAGTTTGTTTGAGGTTTGCAGCGCGTACAATCTGGAACTGGAAGAAGTGTACGACCGCAAACTGGATAAAATTCGCGGCAAGTTGCCAGAGTGGCAGCTAAAATACGCTGAGGGCTTGCGCCGAGTGCGCGCCCGACTGGATTAAGCGATGGCGCAACAGAAACCCAAGCTAGTTTACTGGAAACCGGGCTTAGCGGTGAAGGCTTCCAAAGTGTATCTTGACGCTAATTTCATCGTCGCGCTGGCGCATCCCGCCCACATTTGGCATGCCAATGCGTTGGCGTTGTTGGCACATTTCAACGAGCGCAACACCGGGTTGACGCTTTCTTCGCTGGCTTTGAACGAGGCGATTTATCAGCTAATGCGCTTGCGTGAGAAGGAGAGCGAGTCGCCCGAAGCTGTCCCTAATCTGTCGCTGTGGCTGGACGATATTTTGCTGCGTTCGCCCCTCTTGCGCTTGTTTGAGCCGCCAGATCTTGCCTTTCATCGCAAGACCCTGAAAGCGATTGCCGAGCATGAATTAGACCCCACCGACGCTTTCCACTATATCGCGGCACGTCACCTTAATTGCCCGTTGCTTAGTAATGATGCCGGCTTTCAGAAAATTCCTGATGAACACCTACTCATAGTGACCTTCTTTTGATTGTGGTAAAATCGGGGAAAGTAGAAAGAGGATGGCTATGGCAAATAGTTCTTTTGTAACGGTTATCGGTAGTGGTAGCTGGGGTACAACCTTGGCTTGGCTGGTGGCGCGTAAGGGCATGCGCACAGTATTGTGGACGCGCACCCAAGAGGAAGCGGAGTTGCTACGCGCTGACGGTGAGAACAAACGCTTTTTACCGGGCGCGAAATTTCCTCCCGCGCTTGAAATAACCTCAGACCTTGAAAAAGCGATTTCCCCCGGCTGTGAAATGGTGATTATGGCGCCTCCTTCCGGCTTTATGCGCAACGAGATGCAGATGTGCCGCCCTTATTTCGACAGCCTCTCCGAAATGCCGGTGGTACTTAGCGCGGCGAAAGGCTTGGAAAAAGATAATCTCTACCGCATGACCGAAGTGATGGCGCAGGAGTGGCCCGAAGGGGAAGAGGCGGGTAAAATCTGCGCTCTTTCTGGTCCTAATCTGGCGCGGGAAGTGGCAGAGGGCAAGCCGGGCGCAACCGTTATCGCCGGGCGCAACGATGTTTCCACCACTCGCGCACAGCAGTTGATTACTTCTGCTACTTTCCGGGTCTATACCAACCCCGATGTGATAGGAGTCGAACTTGCGGGTGCACTCAAGAATATTATCGCGCTTGGCGCAGGGGTGGCGGATGGGCTGCATTCGGGCGACAATGCTAAAGGCGCGTTCCTGACTCGTGGTATGGCGGAAATCGGCAGGCTAGGGGTGGCATCTGGCGCAAATCCGCTCACTTTCCTCGGTTTGGCAGGGCTTGGCGATCTGGTAGCGACCTGTTTCAGCCACTACAGCCGCAACCGCCATGTGGGTGAAGAACTAGCGACTGGTAAGAGCCTTGATGAGATTCTCAAAAATATGACGCAAGTGGCAGAAGGGGTCTACACCACTGTTTCGGCGCGGCGGTTGGCTGCCCGTTTTGGCGTGGAAATGCCCATCACTGAACAGCTATACCAAATTATGTTCGAGGGTAAGAATCCGCTCATCGCTATCACCGACCTGATGTTGCGCGAACCCACCGGGGAGATGTACGGGTTTACGATATAAACGACATATCCTCCGATTGTATATTTGTAAGGCATGAAGTAACGATACTTAAAACCAACTACTCAAAGTCAATTATAATACCTTGATTGCTATAGATGTTCAGAAAAGGAATTGGACAAATACGGCGTTGGTTAAGCACAAACCTGCCTGAAGATTCCAATACTAAACTTGTACATCTATAGTATCCAAGGTTAACCGCTCTCTCCTACTTCTCCCTGTTTCTCGCTCACTTCCACAGACTGCTTACTAGTGCAACCTCGCTATGAAGTTGTGGTGAACTCAGATTACCTCTGCTGAACACAAATAACCCTATCGGCGCAGTTCTTCTCGCACTTCCATGAGGATTGTGCCGAGCATATTTTTCCCCTTGCCGTCTGCACCATTTCCCCAGTATTCGTCTTTGTCTTTGGAATCTTCCACCAATAAGCGGTTTCCGGTTCCCAGCAGTTCAGCCTGTATATCGGCATTAGTTTCAAATTTGCGGTAAACCGCTTTTTTCATTACACCATCCCGGAGTTGAAGCCAACCAGCACATTTGTGAGCATCAAATTTGTGAGCTAGGTCAAAGGCTTCTCTGGGACTATTCGCTTCCCGCACTTTATCGAAATAGGGTGTCCCTACAAATTTTTGAGCTTGGAAGTAATGTTCGCTGGTTTGCCAGTAATAGCCGTCCAGTTCAAAGCCATAGGGAGCAAAGTTGGTGAAATTGTAGTACGGCTTATCTTTGCTATAGAAAAGCACGGGTGTGGCATCTGGCTGATTCGGGGATTGGTTACGGATAGCCCATCGGTCAATCAAGGCGATCTGGGTGGGGTCTTGCGGGGATGTTTGCCTAGCATCGGGGGTGTCTTTGCGGAGTAAATTCATTTTGTCGATAGCCTGTCGAGCGGTAAGGCTTTTCTTTTCGATGAGATAGCACGAAACCACCGTTCCAGTGCGTCCTATGCCACCCCAGCAGTGGACATACACCGGCTTTTGTTGCATGGTGAACAGGTTAATCAACGTCAGAATTTCCGACATCTGAGTTTCGGTAGGCGCACTCTGATCACGTATGGGAGAACTGATATAGGTTAGTTGCAAACCTTTATCAATAGCAAGGCGCTGCAATACCGGGTTGTAGGGGCGCAAGCCTTTGCCGTTTCGGTCGTCGGGGCGGGTCAGGTCAATGAAAACTCTGATACCTGCTGCGACAAATTTCTCTAGACGTTGTCGTGCCACAGTGTCGTCCATATTACCGGGATACTCTCCAGCTAAAAATAGACCGGGAGTTACCCAATAACTGTCGAGAATGGGTGGTGTTTTGGATGCTGGCAAAGTTCTTTACCTAGTTCCTTTCATTTTGTAACGTATTGAGAGTACAGCTTTCTCCAACAAAAGAAACCATTTGGGAGAGGGCTATTGCTTTCGATATTCATTCAGATATAGCCGACATCAGTCGTTGAAAGTTTCAGCATATCCGGCTTTTATCGGGTATTATGTAGGTGCTTGCTACGCTAAGTTCCTTTTCACTCCTGCTTGCCCGTTCATAATAGGTGTTTTGTTAAATATGTCCAGTTTGTATCAACTTTTGGGCTATTTCTCGTCCGGTATGCGCTCCGAATCGCTGCATTACTTTTTGCAGATTTTCTTTTTCCAATCTGATTGTTGCAGCTTAGGTGATGAAGTAGATTGTACCGAGTAATGATACCCGATCTTTCTTAAGTTATCACTGATGGGCTAAAGTCATCAATTAGCGTGAGAAAAAACTAGTTTCTTGCGCTATTATTTTTACTTGATGAGGTTAGAGTAAGATTAAAATCTTAAAAAAACTATGCAAGGTCTTTACTTAAATTTTACATTCATAGAAAATAATAATGGTGAATATGCTTTTCTGTCGCATTAAATCGGGCGTTATGGCTTTTTCATTCGGAGAATATTGAACAATTGCAGAAATTACGACTTAGACGAATCTCAATACTTGCATTCACCCTGCTTTGCCTACTCGAAATTACCAGAGCAGGAGACGTAACCGCTGCGTCTTATACCAATGCCATCAACGCCACTGAAAAATTTAATAACCTTTGGTCACGCAACGATATGCCCGTTGCAGCAGGGGTAGTGGGGCGTAGTTGGCTATGGGGAACTCAACCCATTAAAGTTGATTTAGAACCTTACCTTGAAGCTCCGGGTGGTTCACGGCAAGTGGTTTATTGGGACAAGAGCCGGATGGAGATAAATGACCCCAATGCCGATCCTAATAGCCCGTGGTATCTGACAAATGGTTTATTGGTGAAAGAACTGGTGAGTGGGCAAATACAAATCGGCGACAACCGCTACAATGTTTCCTCTCCTGCTCTAATTCCGGTAGCGGGCGATCCCGCAGAAGTTAATCCCACTGCTCCTACTTACGCTACCTTTACCAATTTAGCTTCTTTAAATAATGATCATCGTGCTACCCAAAATATCGGCAAGCCTGTAAATCAGTGGATAGATAAAAAGGGAAATCTAAAGGTAGATAGCTTGCTCGAAGGCTATAAGGTGGTAGCTAGTTA
This window contains:
- a CDS encoding transposase, which codes for MELTLSPNFERKWPSLYEALQMGQVNQTRFEQTMVRYAPHPFDGERLVLAVDATNIERPFSTTSADRGWLYKHNLPNCDKPVTVGWQFSTVVVVPAQTSSHTYIVSNRRIKTSQTPAEVASQQLSELRPYFAERPLNLGDRYYPTKAFIQNSSKDYDLLLRLKSNRVFYRKVVRDEQKRGRGAPAKHGARFQCNDPNTHGLPQRVWVGTDENGHKLVVSAWTELHLREAPELALSIIRIQREAASGKTHDPLESWYVWSGQTELDLTQVWSYYKRRYSIEHGYRFDKQDLLWEKPRLRYPSQFELWTAIVSLVHDELQIAQGLGLEVLRPWENSQRKPSPQQIRRGLSGIIVQLGSPAKASKVRGNGKGRAVGTKVRPATRYKVVKKGFSTSNLTNIRC
- a CDS encoding GDP-L-fucose synthase family protein, with the protein product MKLFTAKRILITGGNGFLGRSIINNLREKGCEHIFAPRKAEYDLRNNEQVIQLYQDINPQIIIHAAATVGGIGANLEHPGDFFYDNLIMGIQMMEQARQHKVEKFVAVGTVCAYPKFAPVPFKEDDLWNGYPEETNAPYGLAKKMLLVQAQAYRQQFAFNGIFLLPVNLYGPYDNFDPRSSHVIPALIKKCIDARKENLPEITVWGDGSPTREFLYVDDAARGIVMATELYNKSDAVNLGSSYEISIRELAVTIAEFCGFKGKITFDTTKPNGQPRRKLDVSKAEQEFGFKSSTSFSEGLKETIEWYLYSLEK
- a CDS encoding glycosyltransferase, translating into MTCELFSDFNSEDEEQLATNDFYLTLKNLRDAAKNKQPSWAEYPNYILYSNVCFWAIRKREYGFITNWFTKLEKQLETSIKVLDVGCGVVPLCNWISSRGHAVTAIDPLKEDIDFLIDNNLNAFYGSEVEYLNARAEKLPFKDASFDIITFVSCLEHIAPGNDRVSLLEIARVIKPGGYLLITFDVAPQQQQQADEKEKPLYQRQFAYPFSINATRHLFDQISDYFDITPITLPPEFENLTLEQVHDFWQKTQLHDERTEPIREYLAMGLVLQRTVNPVNISFDYIEAAYIEGQTAIEGQLSYFQTHAKLRHEIINELAQENKLLRSAANARLQDINSLEDIQKQLVQENELLRSAADARLKIIDSLVVNQEQLIQEFERKRTETDTKLQVISSLIENESAKSISLIPESNQVYFGYLDKPRSSIVLTSNLEVAGWIFSTIAPIANLDLFIDNRYFGKINYGIERPDVYQRYNHPNAINSGFQSHFPLSEVLNGNHLIVIRALDAEGNRTEFSHKLKVVNNSIFFKRFLGNKNLFNEIRPYLVKKLFGFQLGVLYQYPHKTLKIPTRYYKTKKLKAPPLITIVTPSYNHAEFIERTIKSVLDQQYPKLEYIIQDGGSSDNTVRILKRYSGQLTRWESAKDKGQAHAINLGFQNTNGEIMAYLNSDDLLLPGTLAYVAQFFIEHPQVDVVYGQRVIINEYDREVGRWILPPHRHGLPIMEDILSWADYIPQETLFWRRSLWEKVGGKIDENFQFAMDWELLLRFRAANATFARLPRFLGAFRVHTEQKSQARINDIGAKESSRLREQYIGRNVSEAEIYYKILPYLKKHIIYHKLYRLGILRY
- a CDS encoding glycosyltransferase family 4 protein, which produces MSSQIKKRWLSLNKKTHSINLLFVLYYDFGTNSAIHVHNIANNLVVSGIDCIVAVPDNKETIREIGGNLYKTANFREIGNLKRLFNNSKGPDIVHAWTPREIVRQYCEELRSNYRFKQFIHMEDNEDFILKKELGGNQNYQMNGVYPVHLSHPVNYRDFLASADGITVIIDSLKNLMPAQVPIHLLTPGVDTSIFFPREPDQLLAKSLGIPINSTVICYTGSVHKANAEEVRSLYLAIALLNQQGYNTFLVRTGYDGCEFLREDELWIKKYSVELGHIDYKEIPRILSLAHIFVQPGYPNEFNNYRLPSKLPEFLAMGKPIILPATNLAYYLTHKENAYILPNADEIQISNAVKELLQDNELYHRLSTGSYEFAKVHLNWQENCQELKKFYESVMSFK
- a CDS encoding MazG nucleotide pyrophosphohydrolase domain-containing protein; its protein translation is MKTIAERQREAAQMLGDDLKHPRVGAVLGLVEELGELVKEVMECEIYGVDNPELRHKMGDEVADVLFSLFEVCSAYNLELEEVYDRKLDKIRGKLPEWQLKYAEGLRRVRARLD
- a CDS encoding type II toxin-antitoxin system VapC family toxin, with the translated sequence MAQQKPKLVYWKPGLAVKASKVYLDANFIVALAHPAHIWHANALALLAHFNERNTGLTLSSLALNEAIYQLMRLREKESESPEAVPNLSLWLDDILLRSPLLRLFEPPDLAFHRKTLKAIAEHELDPTDAFHYIAARHLNCPLLSNDAGFQKIPDEHLLIVTFF
- a CDS encoding NAD(P)H-dependent glycerol-3-phosphate dehydrogenase, which gives rise to MANSSFVTVIGSGSWGTTLAWLVARKGMRTVLWTRTQEEAELLRADGENKRFLPGAKFPPALEITSDLEKAISPGCEMVIMAPPSGFMRNEMQMCRPYFDSLSEMPVVLSAAKGLEKDNLYRMTEVMAQEWPEGEEAGKICALSGPNLAREVAEGKPGATVIAGRNDVSTTRAQQLITSATFRVYTNPDVIGVELAGALKNIIALGAGVADGLHSGDNAKGAFLTRGMAEIGRLGVASGANPLTFLGLAGLGDLVATCFSHYSRNRHVGEELATGKSLDEILKNMTQVAEGVYTTVSARRLAARFGVEMPITEQLYQIMFEGKNPLIAITDLMLREPTGEMYGFTI
- a CDS encoding NADAR domain-containing protein — translated: MPASKTPPILDSYWVTPGLFLAGEYPGNMDDTVARQRLEKFVAAGIRVFIDLTRPDDRNGKGLRPYNPVLQRLAIDKGLQLTYISSPIRDQSAPTETQMSEILTLINLFTMQQKPVYVHCWGGIGRTGTVVSCYLIEKKSLTARQAIDKMNLLRKDTPDARQTSPQDPTQIALIDRWAIRNQSPNQPDATPVLFYSKDKPYYNFTNFAPYGFELDGYYWQTSEHYFQAQKFVGTPYFDKVREANSPREAFDLAHKFDAHKCAGWLQLRDGVMKKAVYRKFETNADIQAELLGTGNRLLVEDSKDKDEYWGNGADGKGKNMLGTILMEVREELRR